Below is a genomic region from Pleuronectes platessa chromosome 18, fPlePla1.1, whole genome shotgun sequence.
AGATCTGAGCACACGAGCACAGACAGAAAATATGATATTTCATCAAGTAATCAAAGCTAAAGAGCTGAAATAGATAATCCGCCCTGAGTTCGGGCTATGGGGACTTCTTTTTAGTGAATtatgttttgaaaaaaataaccaTGTCGATTAAATCCACACAGTTTTCATGCGACCACAGGGACATTGCTAATGAGATCACCCAACTCCCAGGTGGCTCAACACCCAGAGATTGGTCCTCACTCACTTTCGTTGGCCTGCGGGTTTGAGTTCTTGACGTAAGCAGAGAATTTGGAGAAGACGTCCATGCCGGCTGTGTTGGACTCTGGGTTACGAGCGGCCAGACGTGGATATCTAAGCAATGGAAAGATAGATAATAATTCACATATGGTACAAAATATAAAGCCTAGACCAAGAGGAGTCTGAGTCCCTCCTACAGGATGACACACAAACTGAGAGGAAGTCAAACTAAGGGACAAGCCACAAcaaatctttgttttcattaatgatTAACCTACTAATGATTTCCCTCATTTGAGTCGTTAATCATTTGtccaaaatatgtgtgtgtgaggttttcaaaaAACAGAGTCTGATCTGACTgggttaaaatgtttttaaataaatattgactCAGGAAATAGTGAAAAGAAGATTTTTAAAAAGATCTTCAAaggcaaaaaaaagtattattggttggaaaaattatataaaatgattaGTCAATAATCACATCTAGTTGCTAATTAATTTTGTGAGTATCGACTACTCGTTGCAGCTCTTCAAACAACACTCACTTTGGAGGGCAGAGACTGTCCTCCAGGAACTCCTCAATCTTGTTGGTGTCAGTTTTCACCTCGCCACCGTACAACAGGAAGGGCGGCTGAGCGCCGGGAGCCAGGTCCTTCAAGATGTCAGGCTTCCTGGACATGGAGGGAAAAGGAAACGGTCAGAGGCACAGGGATCGAAGGAGATTTAACAGTAGGAGACGAATGGAAGAAAAATCGAATAAGgaaatgacttgtgtttgtgGCTAATCCCTGCCAGCCTAGCTCCACAGTACATTAGGGAGAATTCAAACAGTCAGCGGACATACCTCTGTTTTGCCaatagaaacaacacacacacacacacacacacacacacacacaggcagccgAGAGAAGTGTGTTTTCACCTCTTCATATCCACGGTGGTAACATCAAAGGTGACTCCTTTCAGCCACAGCACCATGAACAGACGCTGGGAGAACGGACAGTTTCCGATGCTCTGGCCGTCGCTCCCTGCCtggcaaacaaaaacaaatatgaaacaaaattcacaaaataataactgatttttttaaaagtcGCCAACTTCTGTCACTTGAAAAGTTGATTAACACCTCAGCTCTGtatatgataataaaataattaccTTTCGGTTTTGAAGTGATGGTTTGGTCTTAAGTCAGAGCGATATGCATTTTTATGTTTAGATattatgtttaaattaaaaagaattGGGCAATAATTCCTAAGATATCGGTATCAATCCCTTaaggcaaagaaatgtaattgaagctagatattttacagattaaccataaacttttattaaaataactataaatgaaatgaaaacacaaatacaaacttgAATTTGTATTGACTGACACAGCAAAAGTGATATTCTGCTTTATTTATTCTATAAAATTTAAGTTTTCATATTAGCAAACATATACATTGGTACTGATATGTCTGTGAGATGCTTTTATTGGCTGATTCTCATCTGGACAAAACATTCTGTGTAAAGATATTATCATTGTCTTTGTCTAGCTTTgcttttttacagttttgtcGAATTGAGCCAatgaagaattttttttttagaacttTGTCAAACGATCACATATGActcttgaaaatgaaaaatgtagttTCTTTACCATCTTCTGACCATCTCAAATGACAGAACAATCAATTAAGAGATCAAATAATGAGAATCCACAATGAAAACAGCTCTTTGGTGAGGAAGCAACATAAATCAGAAGAAATGGAGCGTTTCATCCTGTCAGGAAATGACCGTACAGCTGCAAAATGTGCTTTGTGTGGCTGTAGGAAGCCGTTTCTCATGATCACTCGCTCTACACCTCCTTTAAGGGTCTGTGCCTGTGCAGCCTGTACAGTAATAAATAAATCTCTTTACTTTTACCCACTATCCACGTGAAACTATACTTAGATATTCTTTTAATTACAGGGATCGAGTGTCATGGAGGAGGGCGactagaaataaaaataaaactgggtTTAGCGACGTTACAACAGCATCATTCACccctgaaggaggagaagaaaaaaaagagaagagggtTGTGTTCACATGTTCATACAGAGGAATCATTATTGAAACTGGTGCGAGACCACGAGGGGAGCAAGGGGGGGAGACATATTGGTTATATCGGAGCAACAGCTCAAACAACATGGGATTAGCCGTCCCCTGGCTAGCATgctaaatataaattaaagtCGTCTGCCTGTTATCTTAATGTGCTTTTAATTAGATTAGTCCTAATGTGGTTTAGAGGCGTGTTGTGTCAGCACAGGTGGTCTGACTGACACGGATATGAAAGCACAGACAGAGATACGTAACCAGCGTGTAATAAACAGAGATAGCAGAGATGAAGAGACAAGACACCAAACATCAGCACTACAGCATGTTGATGTGTGCACTTGAACAgacatctttgtgaggaccagtttgagaaCTAGAACTTACAGATTCTGAGAAAGTGAGACAATCTTGGagccggtcctcactttctgacccatCGTTTGAGGGTTAGGACTCGGTTTGAGGATTAGGGTTAGAGTTCGGTTCGGGTTCAGGTAAAGGTAAGGATGACGGTGAGGCATttggttgtgatggttaaggtaagAGGCTCTtagagtgtcctcactaagagacaggaggaggacaaaCATGAGGGTGTGAGTTGGTCATTTTGAGGACATTCTGTCTGTTCCTCACAAATTCAAAAGcttatgaggggggggggggggggggggtaaggtaAGTCTTGGGTTTTGGGTTAGTTTATGGTTATGGGAAGGGGCTGTGTACTTATATcgttgtgaggaccattttaagaaTAGACCCGACAGAGTGAGGGCACTTTTTGAAAGTGGGGCCATTTTTACCACTTTTGAGCTGTTTGAGGATTTAGGTTTTAGgtcaggcatttagttgtgacaGTTAAGGTTATGGTAAGGGGCTAGAGACTGATTTAAGTCAACGAGTGTCCCCACTAAGATAGGAGTACATGTGTGTAGTTGAAATACAGTAAAGTCACATCGTGTCTCTGCGTCACCTTCTGCGTCTTTCTCCTCGGTTCGGTCTCTTACCTTCACAAACAGCTCCACTTTGGGCTGCGTCGCGTCGCTCATCTTCTCCTGCGGATGCTCGAAGCCTGTGAGGTTTAGAATTAGAGACACGAGCCCGAGGTTAAAGCGAAGCCGGAGCGAAACAGAAAGTTGAGTTTGACAAGCGAGTAAAAAACTACAGTGGAATCTCCCCCGTGTTGCTGTTCGAGTCCCGCCGGAGGAAGCGACACAAAGTGAAACATTTGCAGCGCGAACTTGAAACAGGATGTTGCAGATGATTTAACGATTTGAAGAATAATAAAGTTCAATAAAGatactttgtgttgttttgagtgTGGAGTACCTCTCAGAGCTGGAAGTCGTCGCCTGTCGTCTCGCTTGTTTCTCCTCCCAGTTTCTGAACCGCAGCTACCAACTCATCCACCGCTGCTCTGCCTCCATTTCCTGGTGCACGAGCGACGCCACGACCTCATCATGAAGACACGTTGagccagaacaaaaaaaaagaaaactccgCTGAGGGCACTAcatgaggaagacgaggacgaAGCCAAGAGGTTAAAAGATGGAGGCTGGGCTCTTATATTCAGTTTAAGGGGCAATTAAGTCCAAAAGAGACACAGCTTTGATCTGTCAGATAATCCAATTGAGCAAATTAAAGGGttctttcactttttttctaaaataatttattaatgttCGCCGGTGTCATGTTTACATTGAATTTTGCTTTTCGTGCAATAATCCAACCGCTGTGAACTGACATGTAATTTGGCTGTTTGTGGGATTACTGCAGAGAAACTGGGAAACAGGTTCCTCAACATCTAGCCTGTGGTTGAAGGGTGGCTCCCTGCTGATCCGCGAGGATTCCAAAACTGTGCTAGATATTTTAAAACGCTGAAAGTCATGTGGCGGATGActttgtataaagatggacgacatgacagacAGCTacccaaaaatgaagccaatcATCTCaaacgccccctggtggctgggtaCAAACTTCACCTCCTCAAATGTTTGTAGGTGGGACCTGCAACAAAGTTCAAAAACTCACCACATAAACGTTTCCCAAAGATGGTCTCTGTCATTTCATTAGTTCCCATCacactgatatatatatttaaagggtTAATTTTACTAATAattttggtttatttaaatatataaaacagggTCAGATGTTATGGTTATTACTGAATTTGACCCATGATGCAATAAGCCAACCACTGTGAAATGgctatatgtatattttttgtcTATATATTATATCTTTTTAGTTGTGTTTAGTGTCCTTGCCTTTTTAGGTTTGCACACGGAgcgagagagaaacacaatttCCTAATTGTTGTATAGTCTGTATGACAATAAAGTTCACTGGGACAATATGTGTCACAAAGAACCTTACAGATAGTCTTAACACTTTGGTGAATGAGTAAGAAGGATTTGATTCTCCTGGAAACTCACAAAAAAATGGTGTTTGACAAGAAACtatcaaatatacatttgttgTAAGCTTAGTCTGCCCAGAAGTTTACTTACCACTCTGTAATAGCAGCAGAATAAGTatctatatatgtttttttccgTCTTAGATggataataatttttttgttccttttgcttcaatgtgaaaagaaaacaaaagcaccATAGAAACACACAAGTCAACTGAAGGCAGTAAAAGTGCTGCTACATCACAGAACCGAGGCAAAActcatatataaatacacagaatagaaaacatttttaagttCAGTGTGTTGCAGTGCAGTAAGACACCAGTAGAGGGGGATATTTAGCTGTACTTTATTTAGAGAGAAAATGTGTCGTCACTGTTCCATACTGTTCCGTTTAGATGCACCAGGGGGCATCCTTGGTTTTCAAGTACTTAACAGGAAGAAGGGGCGAGTTATGGATAACTTCGCTCATCTAGCTGTGGTGAAAACACCACTCACCCGTAGCTGCCAATTGTTGTCAACGCGTCTAGCCACAACCCACACACTCTTGTATATACAATGGAAACAAACCAGTTGTGTCTCGATGACTAAACCCTTCTCCTGCCCATCAGCCAAACACTACAACAGCGTCATTTGTATGATCAGCTGATATGCAGTGAGACAACAACTGATACAAAAGATACCTGTCAATTAGTATTTAATCACTATCAGATCTGACAGTCATAATGTCTGACAATCTCCATGTAGAGCTGCGACACACTGTTTATGTAATGCgtggttgttgtttatttttctttactaAAAGAAAtgatattatataaaaatatatttttgatggGCGCTCATAACCAGGTTATAAGGCAGCTTTggcttcacaaaaaaaaattgcgAATTAGTCGTCGGTTTATCAGATTACCACAAAGAAAGGTACatttttctgataagtttggtttattaaaatatatttatgtcgGGACCTCGGTACTGAGGCTCCACCATATCCCTGACCTCATCATGATTTGACTCGTTGACTGTTGGTGCTGGCTGAATTCAAATCCATCAAGCTCGTGCAAACAAAATACTGGAGGGAGACTTCAATAATATTCAATTACACTCACACAgcataatattttttaatgatgATTCTTGGAttttaattgaaatgattaATACAAACAGTCAAAATCAACAACAGTAGACACAGGGGTCGGATCATGCAAAACTAGAAGTCCCAGGTGCCccagagagaggacaggaggacgcCACACAGGGCCAGGGTCAGAGAGAACTGGACAGAGGAGGCTCCATTACACAGAGTTGTGGTGCAACACTGGAAACTGCTGCTGTACCCAGCACCAAGGATGGTGCCGGTCAGTGTCTTCCCACACAGGTCTGAGTCCAGGCAGCCGCGGGTGTGCAGGGTGAGCGACCCGGTGGCATTGAACTCTGGAGGGTTGGAAACAGAAGGATGGAGATGAATGTGAAAAACTGTATTGttgtaataattataataatatttgttattattttcaggTACAGCTAAACTACACATGCAGTATTatctatcatatatatatatatatgttgattACAACTATTCACATGaaatgtttattaatttaaaaggTAAACGTGTGATACAGCTATAACTAAAGCTTAAATAAGACTTTGAAAGGCTGATAAATGGCATAATAGTTGCAGAGATACTCAGGCAAAAGtggattttaaccaaatgtccctatttgttttcctttacaTTTTTGTACACTACTttacatttctgtatttaaaatCTCTATGTCCATCTGTGTTGTAAATGTTTCCTTACGTGCTTCTCCACTATAACAGCTCTGAGTCGCATTGTCACATGTGACGTCGCTACCAAACAGGCATATCCCCAACACACCTACAGGACACTGACGGCAGGTGACCCCATGTGCTGTTTattgaaaagaaaggaaaaggaaaagataaGAGTCCACAAGTACCAGGAAATCTGGATATAATGATGAATATATCATAATTTACTTGGCATCTTGGTTATCTTGggcatttgtatttttacttgtCATAATTTTAAAATGATTCATCTGCAAAccaggacattttcttttttcattttttcaattCTACAAGGAAGCAAGAATATCTGCAAAttgtttatttagcttttaaaCAAGTCTCataatgtgttttaattcaGAACAGGACTTAGCTCCGTGGCAGTTACAGATAAACAAGTTACATGTTCCCGGACTCGATGTCATTAAGCTGCAATGCAATGAAACCACCTGAGACTTATCAAGCAGTGAACATGTTCATTAACCTTCATCTCTATTTGTCCCTGGTAATGAACCTGGGTCCATTCAAAGTCATCTCTCCTGTAAGTAGAGTGTTGGTTAATGTTATACACAGACACTCATATAGGAAGGATTTTGAATTAAGGACATTTatgacacaaaaacagaaagagaactATCCAGGAAGGTACAAATCCTCCATCCGCCTGGTCACACAGAAAGAATTTGGATTATTGCCTCAGTGAGTGAAGACGGTTTAAATCTGCACAGTCAGAGAAGTTGAACTTACCCACTGCAATGACGGCACTCAGAAAGGTCACAGCTTTCAAAAAGGTGTTCATGATTCCTGGGCTTACAAGTTCTTAACAGTTCTGAATACCTCAGGCTTCGTCAAGTGAGCTACAGAAAAAGTGATGAGACGGAGTCAATGGTGAAACAACCTGCAAGAATGAGGTTCGTCAGGTTTTGTGTTCCAGGACGGTGAAGAGGAGGTCCCCAACAAATACTGAAAAGATTCCTCACAGCACAAAGTTTCCTAACATACGAGAAAAAAATAACTCCCAGAGTCACTAGAGTATTTAAAACAGCTTTATTCATCCGTCTCAGTTATTAACATGCAGTAAAAGGTTTCATGCAGTCACTTGTTTCCCATATGGATGAAGATGTAAAGATTTTTCAAGACGGAAGATCCTGCTTGTAATTCTTgttcattttagttttaaaggaGGCAGTTGCTCCAAACAACCATTAGGGCGGCGAccaaagcagcagagagagggagctggaTGGACGAGGCACCGTTACAGAGGTCGGTGCTGCAGCATGTCTTGGTGACAGTGTAGCCGACGGTCAGGAGAGTTCCCACTTCAGTCCGGTTGCAGAGGGTAGAGTTCAGGCAGCCTTGAGTCTGCAGCATCACCAGACTGCTGACGTTGAAGGCTGGAATGGGAGAAGGAGATCAAAAAGGAAGACATTGCTTTAATTTAAAAAGATGTACCTATCTATTATAACTGAGTGTCTGACAGTCCAGACGGCCGGCTGGTAAAATGTCTTGACAACTGGAGctaatgtgagaatacagcaggaaaatgaacAGTGATCGGGTTTGCATGTTGATGACGATTGTAACGCACGACAGAcacaaacctaaaaaaacaaaaaggtcacAAATACCTAAGTAAAAAATCTTGTCAATGTCAAATGCAAAGATGTCAAATTGGAAAAGACAAGAGAGCTTTAGAGGATAAGGGCCGACAGAGGTCTTTGAAAACATCATGGGACTGAACAGGTTTGTCGGGTGTCCTGCAGCCACACCTCTACCTGAACTGTCGGGCAGGTTTTTCAACTCCAGCACCGTATGAGCTCATGTAAGTGTCCCAAACTCAGCTGggtggagacaaacacacacagacatacacacacgcacactcacacacacacacatctttcctcagcctttaaattttttttctgCTGGTCTTATTGGACTGTCAAAGTGTCACTCACCCAGGTTTCCGCGGAAGCAGTTGGGCTCAGAGTCACTGCAGGTTTCCGTGGAGCCGAACATACATTTCCCTACAAACCCCACTCTGCAGGTTTGACAGGTCAGGGTCTCACCTGGCAGAATAATAAAGAGCTATTAGGAGAGGGATGGGCcgatgaagagaaggagaacaggCTCTTTTCTTATGAGTTATACAAACAACTCAGGAAGCcgcaccttttttttaaaaatcttctCATCATTATTTTCAATGTCATCAAAGTTGTCAACATAGATGTGTGATAGTTATCATATTTGTACAATATAGGATCAATAATGCCAACATTTTGTGACACTGACTATTATCAGTTGTAATCTTCAGCTAATACGATCATTTTAAATCTTCTTGTACGATAATTCAATATTTCTCAGCTGGCAACACTGATTTGCATCTCAACatgagttttttcagtttgttgtatAATGTGACTGATTGATATACATCATTCTAGAAAAAACTTTGTTCACACATTGTAACTATGATCAGTAAACTGGGAAAAACCCAGATAGAAATGTCTGGAAAAGATCTCTCAGGTTGACAAGAACAGGTTGAGTTGTTCAAAATATCCCCTCGCTGACAAGCTTCTTCACAATaaacctatctatctatctatctatctatctatctatctatctatctatctatctatctatctatctatctatctatctatctatctatctatctatttatctatctatccaccccccgtctttttctttctttccatccatcgagaaaaataaagaaaacttcaTGCAGATGTTGGTGGAATAGACTATTGTGTTCTCATTCGATAttgtaaatatttaactaaCATTAATTCAACTCATCTTCAGGTTAAAATGTTCTGATCACTTCAGTAAAAACACAGAGACTACAAGGCCTACCTGTAACAAACATCGCCATAAATACCGTGCAGACCAGAAGCAGCTTCCTCATTTTGCTCTTACACACATGTGTTTTTATCAAGAATTTATCAGCACGAACACAGATATCCTCGGTGGTCAAAGAGACTCAATAATCCAACTGTCCCAGTCTGAGGAGGTGTTCAAGTGGGCTTCACCAGCGCTGGTCAACTGGTTTTATGTCCCAGGTGCTGCCGGGATCTCAGATTGTTCATTAAATAAGATTACAAAAGGTCGTTGCCTCTGATGTTCTTTTGTCAAACCTATGGCGTAATGAACTCAGAGGGTGGTTTATCACGAGAGCTatgaaaaccaaacaaagagaaaaacaggtgACCGATGGTCTCTttaatgtctttgtttgtgAAACTAATATCACAATTTTCAAAAGCATTCGATTGCAAAAGGGGACAAAGCTTCAGTCAATGATGAGTATTTGTGAGGAGACTCTCCCTTTACATAATGTACATACACATTTCCAAACATAGGAATTCTTTCTCTACTTTGGCACCAAAACGATCCAAATCAAAAGTCAAGCGAGCGTAAGATAGAGTCAAaatggagaaataaaaaaggataaCTGAAGCTGTGCGTTCAAAACAATATTATGAGATTCATGTTTTCACTCCACTGCCGACTTTtggctttttatttttgcagaaTTTCAACATACAAACTATTTAACAGGAATAAAAACTGGAAAACAATTTGactcatttaaataaatacccATGAATTTCCTTTTAGTTTAACCTTTATCAAACAAGAGCCTCATGTAATCACAAGGTAAACATCAAGACTTTGTTTAATAACCTCTCAA
It encodes:
- the LOC128461272 gene encoding neurotoxin 3FTx-LK; the protein is MRKLLLVCTVFMAMFVTGETLTCQTCRVGFVGKCMFGSTETCSDSEPNCFRGNLAFNVSSLVMLQTQGCLNSTLCNRTEVGTLLTVGYTVTKTCCSTDLCNGASSIQLPLSAALVAALMVVWSNCLL
- the clic1 gene encoding chloride intracellular channel protein 1 yields the protein MSDATQPKVELFVKAGSDGQSIGNCPFSQRLFMVLWLKGVTFDVTTVDMKRKPDILKDLAPGAQPPFLLYGGEVKTDTNKIEEFLEDSLCPPKYPRLAARNPESNTAGMDVFSKFSAYVKNSNPQANENLEKGLLKALKKLDDFLGSPLPDEIDENSADEVTSSSRPFLDGQGLTLSDCNLLPKLHIVKVVCLKYRKFSIPQYLTNLWRYLNAAYAREEFASTCPIDDEIHIAYSCVAKALK
- the LOC128461271 gene encoding sperm acrosome membrane-associated protein 4, whose protein sequence is MNTFLKAVTFLSAVIAVAHGVTCRQCPVGVLGICLFGSDVTCDNATQSCYSGEAQFNATGSLTLHTRGCLDSDLCGKTLTGTILGAGYSSSFQCCTTTLCNGASSVQFSLTLALCGVLLSSLWGTWDF